From a region of the Candidatus Aminicenantes bacterium genome:
- a CDS encoding CvpA family protein, with protein MIPGLNWLDIVFIILILVSTVMGIVKGLVRELLSLFFFVLAVVLSFLFFRDLGFYLSATIRNSEIANLVAFGTIFVGVLLLGALVTWVARKVFSVDPLRAIDRILGGAFGTVRGILISGIIVFLLVVFPVNERITRESRLSPLLLRTVNLALQAIPGKYRQQVQNFFRKENGQENPGIG; from the coding sequence ATGATTCCCGGCTTGAATTGGTTGGACATCGTTTTTATCATCCTCATCCTCGTTTCCACGGTAATGGGCATTGTGAAAGGCTTGGTGAGGGAGTTGCTGTCTTTGTTCTTTTTTGTTTTGGCCGTGGTGTTGTCATTCCTGTTTTTTCGCGACCTGGGGTTTTACCTCTCCGCAACCATTCGCAACAGTGAAATCGCCAACCTGGTAGCGTTCGGCACGATTTTCGTCGGTGTACTTTTGCTGGGAGCTCTGGTCACCTGGGTGGCACGAAAAGTTTTTTCAGTCGACCCCCTACGCGCCATCGACCGCATTCTGGGGGGTGCATTCGGAACGGTCCGGGGGATACTGATTTCAGGGATCATTGTGTTCCTCTTGGTGGTATTTCCCGTAAATGAACGCATTACGCGCGAGTCCAGGCTTTCTCCTTTGCTCTTGCGGACCGTAAACCTAGCTCTTCAGGCCATCCCCGGGAAATATCGCCAGCAAGTTCAAAACTTTTTCAGGAAAGAGAATGGACAAGAAAACCCAGGAATTGGCTGA